One window from the genome of Anopheles merus strain MAF chromosome 3R, AmerM5.1, whole genome shotgun sequence encodes:
- the LOC121596399 gene encoding probable RNA methyltransferase CG11342, with translation MGESNEQVKHGNYHNYYKFRAEDSIRSDILQQHLAALWRSCEPPAGPIHLLDVGCNSGQFTAKVRQILLQVSKGTPAVCAVGLDIDQELCDRGSAEYPDIEFISGNLLEISNRQEVKPIDDPVERCMKARNIDQFDVICCFSVLMYVHLNGGDAGLRRVLDYLCSKGKFLIIELQSWQKYRDQVRRLKRDAGETYPLYTGLQWRGNGGALEACIKSYVQSNGMELLAESAEKTEFDRQLIFFKNKRTI, from the coding sequence ATGGGAGAAAGTAACGAGCAAGTGAAGCATGGCAACTACCACAATTATTACAAATTTCGTGCAGAAGACAGCATCCGATCCGACATCTTGCAGCAACATTTAGCAGCCCTGTGGCGCAGTTGTGAGCCGCCCGCCGGACCAATCCACCTGCTGGATGTGGGCTGTAATTCCGGCCAGTTCACGGCGAAAGTGCGTCAAATCCTGCTGCAGGTGAGCAAAGGAACGCCGGCTGTGTGTGCCGTTGGGTTGGATATCGATCAGGAGCTGTGCGATCGGGGCAGTGCCGAGTACCCCGATATTGAGTTCATCAGTGGAAATTTGCTGGAAATAAGCAACCGACAAGAGGTGAAGCCTATCGATGATCCGGTTGAGCGGTGTATGAAGGCTCGGAACATTGACCAGTTCGACGTTATCTGCTGCTTCTCCGTGCTGATGTACGTGCACCTGAATGGTGGAGACGCTGGACTGCGCCGTGTGCTGGATTATCTGTGCAGCAAGGGGAAATTCCTCATTATTGAGCTACAATCCTGGCAAAAGTACCGGGACCAGGTACGTCGACTGAAGCGAGACGCCGGCGAGACTTACCCACTGTACACGGGCCTCCAGTGGCGGGGCAATGGGGGAGCGCTGGAGGCCTGCATCAAATCGTACGTCCAATCGAATGGTATGGAACTGCTGGCAGAAAGTGCGGAAAAAACGGAGTTCGATAGGCAGTTGATATTTTTTAAGAATAAAAGAACCATTTAA